Genomic DNA from Acidobacteriota bacterium:
AGCGATCACCGCCATTCCGACGGGCCGGTGGATACCGAAACCGCTGGCCGGCGTTGCTTCGATCCAAGCGCGCGCTTTGAGTGCGTACACAGACTCATCGTGGCCGAGAGGAATGTTGGACACGAGCATTGCGGTGCCGATGAAGACGATGCTGAGGCCGGCGATTCCCGCGGCGACGAGAGTGCCCCTCGTGGGGGTCCAGGCGGGAGTTTCCGGCGTTCGGCTGAACATTTCAACGAATCGAGCGATGGGACGAAACGGCTGTTCAGAACGAAACAGCCCCACCGACAGTGCTCCGAGCAGGACCACTGTTACATAGGTAAACGCCGTGGGTGAGCCGCCGTTGGCCAGGACGACCACCAATTGAGCCGCGATACCGATCGCGACGCCGACTCCGACGACACGTTCGACAACCAATCGGTCACGCAATGTGTGGAGAGCCCAGATCATCCCTGCGAAGCCCCAGATCGCGTAGAACGCGACTCGTGGTTGACCATTGGCGACGGTTCGGGCGAAACGGATGCTGCCGAGAAGGGTGAAGGTGATCGAGGCACCTAGTATCAGGTTCCCCGCGACAAGGGTGCGGCGTTCTCGAGTGTCGGGCATCCGTCAATTGTACCCAACTGGGTCTGCGAGCCGATGAATACTCGATCGATTGCCGAGCGGTGGTGTCCGCCGAGTTGTTTAGCCGAGCGCTCGGTGGAGGAATGCTGCCATCTGTTCGCGTGTCACGTTGCTTGTCGGGCAGAACTTGTCGTTCGTCGGTGGGTTGCAACCCAGGGTTATGCCCGCGGTTGCCAGTTTCTCGATGTCTGCTTCGAATATCGAGCCGTCGTCGTCCACAAAATCGACGGTTCCAGCGTCGGTGAGTCCCAGCGCACGCACCAGGAACGCTGCCATCTGTTCTCGGGTGACAGGATCGTCGGGACAGAACTTGTCGTTCGTTGGTGGGTTGCAACCCAGGGTTATGCCCGCGGCGGCGAGTTTGTTGATGTCTGCTTCGAATATCGAGCCGTCGTCGTCTACGAAGTTCGTCGTCCCCTCATCGGTGAGATTCAACGCCCTTGTGAGAAAAGCCGCCATCTGGCCTCGTGTCACGTTGTCTGTTGGGCAGAACTTGTCGTTCGTCGGCGGATTGCAACCCGCCGTGATGCCTTCCGCCAGCAGCCAATCGATATCGTCAACGAACTCCGATCCCGAAGTGTCGACGAAGCTTTGCGTCGGGGAGTTCGGGTCGCCGATGGCGATCGTGAATCCTTCGCCGCTGCGGCCGGTGATTTGGATCTGGAGGCCTTCGATCGTGAAACTCTCACCTACTTGATACACGTGGTCGAGTTTGTTCGGGTTCGCTGGTTGCATGATCTGCTCCCGCCACAGGCTCGGGCACGGTTCAAGTCCGCCCCATCCGATACAGGTGTTGTGGTCGATCCAGTACACCTCGACACCCTCCATGTTTGCCGAGATTGGGTCGTATGCGCTTGTCGTGCGAGCGCCGAGCACGAAGAGGTCCCATTGTTTGGCCGCGTTGATTACGATCATTTGCGTTCCGGCCGAAGTGCCTGGCTGGAGGGTTACTTCTGCGTAGTCGCCGTTGGACACAAAGACGTCTGAGGGATCGATCCACCCCGACAGGTACCGGTTGTACGACAGCGTCGACAGCGCGTCGTTGGTGCCGGCGTTTGCGCTCATCACATCGATAGGGTTGTCATACTGGCTCGCCCCGCTGTTTGAGTGCGGCCAGTGGAACGTGTGCCCCATTTCGTGGACGATAATTTGTGGGTAGTTGGCAAAGGCGTAGTCGCCGACGACTGCGTAGCGTCCGCTTCCTGGTTCGTTTTCCGTCGGGAGGACGGTCGAGGGAACCCAGGGGCACTCGTCGCCTGAGAAACAGACACTTCCGGGAGAGGCGAAACCTCCGCCGGTCGTGGTGTCGATGATGAAGACACCCTCGGTTGTGGGTGCTGCTGTGGCTGCTGCGGCGCTACGACAGTTTGGGTCGCTGCCTGTCGGGGACAGGGATGAACCAGCCGTGAAGGAGAGCGTGAGTTTGCCCTGTGACCACGATGTGAAGTAGTCGGCGGTGCTTCCGTTCAGCATGTTGATCGCCTGTGTCATCCCGACAGATGTGGCTCCGCAAAGGTATACCTGCCAGTTGTCGGTGTCGAGCGAGTAGCGCCGCACAAACGGCGCCTTGGCTACGATGCCGAACGGGTCAGTGAGGTACGCGGTTGGGGTCTGCGTGCCGCTTTGGATGCTGTCTACCCAACCTTCGGGACGGGGGAGGACAGTGACGGTGTAGTCGGATCCGACCAGTTCCAGAGGATCGGACGACCCG
This window encodes:
- a CDS encoding S-layer homology domain-containing protein, which translates into the protein MQTQTNIVRLVRTTLAAAIAASITIALPAGAAETTPTVGDLNGAESVVSLTGHTDSAGSSDPLELVGSDYTVTVLPRPEGWVDSIQSGTQTPTAYLTDPFGIVAKAPFVRRYSLDTDNWQVYLCGATSVGMTQAINMLNGSTADYFTSWSQGKLTLSFTAGSSLSPTGSDPNCRSAAAATAAPTTEGVFIIDTTTGGGFASPGSVCFSGDECPWVPSTVLPTENEPGSGRYAVVGDYAFANYPQIIVHEMGHTFHWPHSNSGASQYDNPIDVMSANAGTNDALSTLSYNRYLSGWIDPSDVFVSNGDYAEVTLQPGTSAGTQMIVINAAKQWDLFVLGARTTSAYDPISANMEGVEVYWIDHNTCIGWGGLEPCPSLWREQIMQPANPNKLDHVYQVGESFTIEGLQIQITGRSGEGFTIAIGDPNSPTQSFVDTSGSEFVDDIDWLLAEGITAGCNPPTNDKFCPTDNVTRGQMAAFLTRALNLTDEGTTNFVDDDGSIFEADINKLAAAGITLGCNPPTNDKFCPDDPVTREQMAAFLVRALGLTDAGTVDFVDDDGSIFEADIEKLATAGITLGCNPPTNDKFCPTSNVTREQMAAFLHRALG